Part of the Clostridium sporogenes genome, TCAACTAATCCTCGGATAAATCTTTCCTTTTTATTCATTAAATTTACCATTCCACAGCGATTATGTCCTATTAGCGCTAAAGCTTTAACCCCGCCTACTGCAATAGCATAGGATATTTTAAACTCACTATATCTTAAATTTCCTCCACCTGTTCTAAGTATATACGCAAAATTATTAGGTATATTAAGTTGCTTACGATTATCCATACACATTCCAACTAACAATTCTGCATTATCATATTTTTCTAGTTTATAACCTAAATTATGATATTTAAAAAGTTTTTCAATAGCTGTGTTTTTATAAATAGGTAATATATCTTTAATGTTTTCTACTTTTATTAATCTATCCATATTTTATTTATGAGATATTATAATCCCATAAAATTTCACCACCTTTATTTATAATTCTAATATTTGCATTACTTAACTATCTTCATTAATTCCTAGATCTTATAAAAAATGATAGATATTAAAACACTTTAACTTTAGCTAGTGGGTTTTATATTAAGTAGTGTCCTATATTAAACTATCGAAATAAACTTATATAATAAATTAATACTTGAATCTATATCCTTTAAATATTACTTTTCATAATGTTTTTTAGGAGGCTCTAATCCTATATATTGATAGTAATAACATTTTAATCTTCCGTTATATAGTTTTCTATTTTTATCTGATTTTTTCCCAAATATTTTTTCAAAACCTTCATAAGAAGTTAATATAAAACAAGACCAATCCTGTAAACTTGAATATACTTCTCCTAGATTTTTATAAAGTTTTTCTACTTCTTTTAAAGTATTTAATCTTTCGCCATAAGGTGGATTAGTTATTATAAATCCATATTTCTTTTTTGATTTAAACTCTTCCATAGACATCTTTTGAAAAGCTATATAATCAGAAACCCCTGCTTTTTCTGCATTATCCCTAGCTGTTTTTAATATTCTTCCATTTATATCTGAGGCTAATATTCTAAAATCCTCTTTATTTATAGAGTTTCTAGCATGACGCCTTACTTCTTCCCACATATTAAGAGGTATTATATCCCAAGCCTCTGCTGCAAAATTTCTATTTAAACCTGGTGCTATATTTTTACCTATCAAAGCTGCTTCTATGGCAATAGTTCCAGAACCGCACATAGGGTCTGAAAGTATTCTTGAAGGTTCCCATTTACTTAAAAGCACCAAAGCTGCTGCTAATGCTTCCTTAAGAGGAGCTTCTCCTGCGTTTTCTCTATATCCTCTTTTATGAAGTCCTGGGCCTGAAGTATCCAATGTTAATGTAACTATATCCTTTAAAATACCTACCTCTATTTTATACTCTGCACCATCTTCGCTAAACCAATCCTTAACATACTCTCTTTTCATAGCCTCTATTACAGCTTTTTTTACTATAGATTGACAATCTGGCACACTATGTAATGCGGATTTAATAGATTTTCCTGTAACATGCATAAATCCATCTTCTGAAATATATTTTCCCCAAGGTACTGATTTAGTTCCTTGAAAAAGCTCCTCAAAACTTTCCGCTTTAAACTCTGCCATTTTTATTAAAACTCTATCTGCAGTTCTAAGCCACATATTACATGTAACTATATCTCTTTCATCACCTACAAAGGTAACTTTACCATTTTCTATTGTTAAATCATCATAACCTAATTCTTTTAATTCATTAGCTACTACTTTTTCTAACCCAAAGGTTGCTGTGGCAATTAGTGTATATTCCATTTTTTCATCTCCTACTTTAAATATAATTTGTGTTTCATATACTGAATAAATTTTCTTATAACTTTATTAATCTATCATAATTGATTATATATATTGAATTTTTCCTATTTTATAGATTTTTAAATGCACTTTCTTAATAGATTATTATCCTAAGTATTAAAAATATTTTAATAAGAAAAAATTATTTAGCCTGTAATCTAAAATATTTTATATTAGTAATTATTTACTTTAATTCTAACATTACAGGACAATGATCTGAACCATAAACCTCATTTAATATTTCTGTATTTTCCACCCTATCTAATAGATTGTTTGAAACAAAATGGTAATCAATTCTCCATCCTGCATTTCTCTCTCTAGCTTTGAATCTATAGCTCCACCAGGAATATTTAATCTTATCTGGATTCATATTTCTAAAGGTATCTATATATCCTCTTTCTATTATTTTATCTAACCATTCCCTTTCTATTCTTAAAAATCCTGAGGCTTTCTCATTAGCTTTAGGATTTTTAAGATCTATTTCATTATGAGCTGTATTATAATCTCCACATATAACTAGCTTTTTACCTTCCTCAACTAACTCATCACAATAATTAAATAAGGCTTCATAAAAATCTAATTTATATTGAAGTCTTTCCTCATCCCTTTGGCCATTAGGAAAATATATGTTTAAAAGTATAAAATCCTTTAATTCAGTTATAAGTATTCTTCCTTCTGAATCAAATCTTTCTATACCTATGCCATGTTTTACTGAAATAGGTTCCTCCTTAGTGTAAGTAGCTACACCACTATATCCCTTTTTATGAGCAAAACTAAAATAAGAATAATAGCCATCTATATTTTTTATATTATCTTCCAATTGATTTTCCTGCAGTTTTGTTTCTTGTATACATAATATATCAGGATTTTCTTCCCCTATCCACTCCAGAAAATTCTTTTTCGCTACCGCTCTTAAACCATTAACATTCCAAGAATAAATTCTCATAATCCTCACCTTTTCTTAAATTCATCTAAATAATGTTATTTAATAACTATTATAAATTATACCAAAAAATTTTGAAAAACACACGTAAAATAATAAAAGTGCTAGGGACTTTTATTATTTAGAGTACAGATTTCATAACTGAAAAAATAGTGACACCAGACAGTTTAATAAATGATTTTAATTAAAAAAGAGAAAACATTAATGTACACACCTACATTAGTGTTCTCTCTGTTCTCTATAATCTATACTCTATTCTCTGTCTTCTAAACCACATTTTTTTCTATAGGTTTAACAAACTCTTCTTTAAGGCCTTCTTCCTTATTATCTTCTTCTTCTGTTCTACTTTCTTTTGGAAGTATTAAATTTAATATTATTCCTACTAGTGTTGCTAATGCAACTCCTGCTATTTCTACTTCTGAGCCTGCTAACTTAAATTTTACTGCTGCTCCACCTATTCCTAATACTATTATTACAGATGATATTATTAGGTTTCTCTTTTTACTAAAATCTATTTTATCCTCTACAAATACTCTAAAACCTGAGGAAGCAATTATTCCAAATAAAAGTATACTTACTCCACCCATTACTGGCATTGGTATGGTAGCTATTAGTGTAGCTACAGGTCCTATAAAGGAAAGTATAATAGCTATTATTGCAGCTCCTACAATTACCCATACACTGTATACTTTAGTTATAGCCATAACTCCTATATTTTCTCCATAAGTTGTGTTGGGCGGTCCACCTATAAATCCTGCTAATAAAGTAGCTACTCCATCTCCTAGTATAGATCTATGAAGTCCAGGATCCTTTGTAAAATCTTTCCCTACTACATTATTTGTTACATAAACATGTCCAATATGTTCTGCTAAAGTTACAAAAGCTACTGGTGCCATTAATACCATGGCATTTATGTTAAACTCTGGTTTCATAAATGGTGGAAGTTGAAATAAGGGTGCACTTGCTATTTTAGTTAAAGTTTCCTGAGATATAACCCCTAGGGATAATGCTGAAATATATCCACATATCATTGCTATAAGAATTGGTATTACTCCTAAGAATCCTTTAAAATACATAGTTCCAAGTATTCCTATTCCTAAGGTTATCATTGAAACTGTGATCCATGCCCATCTTGGTACACTTTGCATAGAATCTACTGTAAAATTAGAATTAAGACCCGCCCAATTTATTGCTACTCCTGCTAATCCTAAACCTATTACTATTACAACGGAACCAACTACAATTGGTGGTAATACTTTATTTAACCAATCTGTTCCTGTAAAACTTATTATAGCTGCTACTAATACATAAATTAAACCTGCAGTTATTACTCCTGATAACATGGCATTAGTTCCATAAGCTGATGATGCTACCGTCATGGGACCTATGAATGCAAAAGATGATCCTATATAAGCTGGTAGTTTTGCCTTTGTACAAAGTACATAAAGAAGTGTTCCTACACCACTTCCAAACAATGCAATGGAAGGACTCATGCCTGTAAGCATTGGTACTAATATAGTGGCTCCCACCATTGCAAATAAATGTTGAAAACTTAATGGTATAGTTTTTAAGATAGGTAATTTTTCATTTACATCTACATATTTTTTCATATTATTTCCTCCTTTTAGTCTCTCTGGACTATTTTAAAAGACGCTATTTTTCAAATATTTTAATGGAATCTTGTCCATCAAGTTCTTTTAAATGTACTGATACTACTTCTGTTCTTGAGGTTGGAATATTTTTTCCTACAAAATCTGGTCTTATAGGTAATTCTCTATGCCCTCTATCAACTAGAACCGCCAACTGTATACCAGAAGGTCTTCCATGATGTATAGTAGCATCCATAGCTGCTCTTACTGTTCTTCCTGTAAATACTACGTCATCTACTAGAATTATTTTTTTATCATTAATATGATGTTCTAAATCTAAGCTTTTTATTACTGGCTGTTCATTTTCTTTAGTTAAATCGTCTCTATATAAAGTTATATCTACAGAACCTACAGGTACTTTTATATCCTCAATATTTTCTATAGCCTTAGCTATTCTCTTAGCTAGAGGGTACCCTCTTCTTTTTATACCTACAAGAATAATATCTTCTACCCCCTTATTTTTTTCTATTATTTCATGGGCTATTCTTGTAAGACTTCTTTTAATACCTTTTTCATCTAGTATTTCAGCCTTAAGATTCATTTTTATGCCTCCTTTTTTTGTAAACTGAAACTTAATTAAGTTGGGTTTTTGCCCATCTAAATTTTAGTTAAACTAATGCAAAAACTTTAAAATTCTTATTTTCCTCTTATGTAAGAAGGAATATTAGAATTGTTAATCATAGAATAAAAAAATGCCTTTACTCTGTGAGTAAAGGCATAATAGTTCCATCTAAATTTATTCATAGCCTTATGATCTCACAGGATCATTTTAAAGGTAAAATGTTTCTTACTATTATACAACATTTAATTTAGTTTTTCAACAGTTTTAATTTTGTCTTTTGTTTTTACTAATAATTATAAATTGTAATTTTGTCTTTTGTTTTTATGAATAAATATTAATTTTTTAATTACAATTATATTTTTCTTTTGTACTTAAATTATTTTATCTTTTGTTATTAAAAATTTTATCTTTTGCTCTTTTATGTTTTTATCTTTTGTGACATTTATAGACATATTTTATCACTATTTTTAAATTAAATCAATTCATTTCTTAAAATTTTTATTATTTTTTTGAAATACTCTGGTAGTTGGCTTTCAAATTCTACATATTGTCCTGTAGTAGGATGAATAAAACCTAATAACTTTGCATGCAACATTTGGCCTTTTAGATTAAATCTTTGTTTTTTATAACCATAAACAGGATCTCCTACTAAAGGATGCATTATATGGCTCATATGAACTCTTATTTGATGTGTTCTTCCTGTTTCTAACTTACACTCTACTAAAGTGTGATTTTTAAATATTTCTATAACCTTATAATGGGTTACGGCATACCTTCCATCTTTCACTACCGCCATTTTTATTCTATCTACAGGGTGTCTACCTATAGGCGCCTCTATAGTTCCCTGTTCATCCTTTATTATGCCCTCTACTAAAGCCATATATACCCTAGAAATTGAATGCTCTTTAAATTGAGCTGCTAAATTATTGTGAGATATGTCATTCTTTGCCACAACTAATATTCCTGAAGTATCTTTATCTATTCTATGAACAATACCAGGCCTTGCTACTCCATTTATACCAGATAAATCTTTACAATGACTTAAAAGAGCATTAACTAAAGTTCCAGAATATACTCCTGGCGCAGGATGTACCACCATTTCTTGGGGCTTATTTACAACTATTACATCCTTATCTTCATATATAATATCTAGCTTAATATCTTCTGGTTCTATTTGAAGCAATTTAGGTTCTGGTATATTTACTTCAATATTATCTCCAGCTTTTAATTTATAGTTTCTCTTTTTCCCTTTATTATTTACTAGAACATTCCCCTCATCTATAATTCCTTGAAGATAAGATCTAGATTTATCTTCAAATATTTTGGATAAGTATAAATCTAATCTTACATTATCAAATTCTTTTTCTACTTTTAAACATATTTTTTCCATAAACTACTCTTCCTTTAATATGTATATAGCTAATAATATGGTACCTATAACTACTAATGTATCCGCTACATTAAATGTAGGGAAAAAATAAACATCTTTATAGTGTAACATTATAAAATCTACTACAAATTTATAATAAATTCTATCTATTAAATTTCCTATAGCACCACTTATTATTAATGATAAAGATATTTTTAGTAACTTTGAAGTTGGCTTGTACTTTACAATAAAATATGCTACTCCTAAAATTACAATTGCAGTTATTAAACTCAAAAATATTAATCTATTTTGAAATATCCCAAAAGCTGCTCCTCTATTTTCTAAATAAGAAAGGCTAAATAAATTTTTTATTATAACTATATCCTTACCAGAAGCTAGTGTGTTTAAAGCCCATATTTTACTTATTCTATCTAAAACTATACCTAATATTAATATAATTATTTCCAAAATATCCCCCCTATTACTGTAAAATTATACTTTATCATTAAATAGAATTTTTTATAACTTTAAATTTAAAGTATCTATAAATACTTTAATATATAAGTTTATTCTTTAAAAATTATTCCAAAGTTCAGTGTTCTATTATAAACAGAGTTTTTGGC contains:
- a CDS encoding carbonic anhydrase; its protein translation is MDRLIKVENIKDILPIYKNTAIEKLFKYHNLGYKLEKYDNAELLVGMCMDNRKQLNIPNNFAYILRTGGGNLRYSEFKISYAIAVGGVKALALIGHNRCGMVNLMNKKERFIRGLVDNAGWDRNQAEEHFMSFAPMFEIENETSFLLSETKRLREKYPKILIAPLFYNVDDNLLYLVKENN
- a CDS encoding THUMP domain-containing class I SAM-dependent RNA methyltransferase; the protein is MEYTLIATATFGLEKVVANELKELGYDDLTIENGKVTFVGDERDIVTCNMWLRTADRVLIKMAEFKAESFEELFQGTKSVPWGKYISEDGFMHVTGKSIKSALHSVPDCQSIVKKAVIEAMKREYVKDWFSEDGAEYKIEVGILKDIVTLTLDTSGPGLHKRGYRENAGEAPLKEALAAALVLLSKWEPSRILSDPMCGSGTIAIEAALIGKNIAPGLNRNFAAEAWDIIPLNMWEEVRRHARNSINKEDFRILASDINGRILKTARDNAEKAGVSDYIAFQKMSMEEFKSKKKYGFIITNPPYGERLNTLKEVEKLYKNLGEVYSSLQDWSCFILTSYEGFEKIFGKKSDKNRKLYNGRLKCYYYQYIGLEPPKKHYEK
- a CDS encoding exodeoxyribonuclease III; translation: MRIYSWNVNGLRAVAKKNFLEWIGEENPDILCIQETKLQENQLEDNIKNIDGYYSYFSFAHKKGYSGVATYTKEEPISVKHGIGIERFDSEGRILITELKDFILLNIYFPNGQRDEERLQYKLDFYEALFNYCDELVEEGKKLVICGDYNTAHNEIDLKNPKANEKASGFLRIEREWLDKIIERGYIDTFRNMNPDKIKYSWWSYRFKARERNAGWRIDYHFVSNNLLDRVENTEILNEVYGSDHCPVMLELK
- the uraA gene encoding uracil permease, with product MKKYVDVNEKLPILKTIPLSFQHLFAMVGATILVPMLTGMSPSIALFGSGVGTLLYVLCTKAKLPAYIGSSFAFIGPMTVASSAYGTNAMLSGVITAGLIYVLVAAIISFTGTDWLNKVLPPIVVGSVVIVIGLGLAGVAINWAGLNSNFTVDSMQSVPRWAWITVSMITLGIGILGTMYFKGFLGVIPILIAMICGYISALSLGVISQETLTKIASAPLFQLPPFMKPEFNINAMVLMAPVAFVTLAEHIGHVYVTNNVVGKDFTKDPGLHRSILGDGVATLLAGFIGGPPNTTYGENIGVMAITKVYSVWVIVGAAIIAIILSFIGPVATLIATIPMPVMGGVSILLFGIIASSGFRVFVEDKIDFSKKRNLIISSVIIVLGIGGAAVKFKLAGSEVEIAGVALATLVGIILNLILPKESRTEEEDNKEEGLKEEFVKPIEKNVV
- the pyrR gene encoding bifunctional pyr operon transcriptional regulator/uracil phosphoribosyltransferase PyrR — encoded protein: MNLKAEILDEKGIKRSLTRIAHEIIEKNKGVEDIILVGIKRRGYPLAKRIAKAIENIEDIKVPVGSVDITLYRDDLTKENEQPVIKSLDLEHHINDKKIILVDDVVFTGRTVRAAMDATIHHGRPSGIQLAVLVDRGHRELPIRPDFVGKNIPTSRTEVVSVHLKELDGQDSIKIFEK
- a CDS encoding RluA family pseudouridine synthase, which translates into the protein MEKICLKVEKEFDNVRLDLYLSKIFEDKSRSYLQGIIDEGNVLVNNKGKKRNYKLKAGDNIEVNIPEPKLLQIEPEDIKLDIIYEDKDVIVVNKPQEMVVHPAPGVYSGTLVNALLSHCKDLSGINGVARPGIVHRIDKDTSGILVVAKNDISHNNLAAQFKEHSISRVYMALVEGIIKDEQGTIEAPIGRHPVDRIKMAVVKDGRYAVTHYKVIEIFKNHTLVECKLETGRTHQIRVHMSHIMHPLVGDPVYGYKKQRFNLKGQMLHAKLLGFIHPTTGQYVEFESQLPEYFKKIIKILRNELI
- the lspA gene encoding signal peptidase II gives rise to the protein MEIIILILGIVLDRISKIWALNTLASGKDIVIIKNLFSLSYLENRGAAFGIFQNRLIFLSLITAIVILGVAYFIVKYKPTSKLLKISLSLIISGAIGNLIDRIYYKFVVDFIMLHYKDVYFFPTFNVADTLVVIGTILLAIYILKEE